From a region of the Synechococcus sp. UW69 genome:
- a CDS encoding helix-turn-helix domain-containing protein produces the protein MNTKGGNNPRQHRPICLNASETVLLDRPKGREDVEITVEDGIVRIGAYQEGKIIDLTLAFACKSEPCRFKYPEELSIRIEAITETKCQASYCHHPEQRFNDGIMEWVLQLHIVRLETNIESRLMKLFQLLTTRLGIRTTDGYLLEHTLSHGRIAEIIGTTRSTVSRSISSLRKSNKIYIDELKNQLILPANQINGHTDMFHPSI, from the coding sequence ATGAATACGAAGGGTGGAAATAATCCCAGGCAGCACAGGCCAATATGCCTGAATGCTTCGGAAACAGTGCTTCTCGATAGACCTAAAGGCAGAGAAGACGTAGAAATAACAGTAGAAGATGGAATCGTAAGAATTGGCGCCTACCAAGAAGGCAAGATAATTGATTTGACTTTAGCTTTTGCATGCAAATCTGAACCATGCAGATTCAAGTATCCTGAAGAGTTATCGATCAGGATAGAGGCGATAACAGAAACAAAATGCCAAGCAAGCTATTGCCATCATCCAGAACAAAGATTCAATGACGGCATCATGGAATGGGTGTTACAACTGCACATTGTCAGACTCGAAACAAACATAGAAAGTCGTCTCATGAAATTATTTCAACTATTAACCACCAGACTTGGGATACGTACGACCGATGGTTATTTGCTAGAGCACACTCTCTCTCATGGACGCATCGCTGAAATCATTGGAACTACAAGATCTACTGTTTCCAGAAGCATAAGCTCTCTCAGGAAATCTAATAAAATTTATATTGACGAACTAAAGAATCAACTGATATTGCCGGCAAATCAAATCAATGGCCACACCGACATGTTCCACCCTTCCATTTAG
- a CDS encoding conjugal transfer protein TrbI: MPSALLLCACERCTCEVQETKAVMLHGLSFCSEACASGHPNNEPCHGSGSCGCTCAE; the protein is encoded by the coding sequence ATGCCTTCAGCCCTACTTCTTTGTGCTTGTGAGCGTTGCACCTGCGAGGTTCAGGAGACTAAAGCTGTGATGCTGCATGGCCTGAGCTTCTGTTCAGAGGCCTGTGCCAGCGGCCACCCCAATAACGAGCCATGCCATGGCAGCGGTTCCTGTGGATGCACCTGTGCGGAGTGA
- a CDS encoding DUF3721 domain-containing protein — protein sequence MTAIQPLTALAVGVVTLLVNQTPGLAHSKGLYATEAEAQQRATEIGCTSVHENNGRWMPCADERKLHQQLRKQ from the coding sequence ATGACCGCCATCCAACCTTTAACGGCTCTTGCCGTCGGTGTGGTGACCCTCTTGGTAAACCAAACGCCAGGATTGGCTCACAGCAAAGGGCTCTACGCCACCGAGGCGGAAGCTCAGCAGCGAGCTACCGAAATCGGTTGCACCAGCGTTCACGAGAACAACGGACGCTGGATGCCTTGCGCTGATGAACGGAAACTCCATCAACAGCTGCGCAAGCAATGA
- a CDS encoding phosphoesterase, with the protein MERWALVSGLQGDLDLYEQIQKELKQQRGVANLFVLGDLIGSQRKCNALLERLRQPHRADLQPECIYGWWEEQLLAESGYRGERKAEALRQEHGEAGVNALLAAVDADHLNWLASLQFGFIELDCALIHGSSADVGDRLTEDTSALVLLDRLTRLDVNRLFTARCQRQFRLELSGGSIQSHVKDHSGEEQSEQAVPKRSVIGIGGGRNYTLYDPATDHIEFRIAGEPVHASGRGFG; encoded by the coding sequence ATGGAACGCTGGGCCCTGGTGAGTGGTCTCCAAGGAGACCTGGATCTGTACGAGCAGATCCAGAAGGAGTTGAAGCAACAGCGGGGTGTTGCCAATCTCTTCGTTCTCGGTGATTTGATCGGATCACAACGCAAGTGCAATGCACTGCTCGAGCGTCTGAGACAGCCGCATCGCGCTGATCTTCAGCCCGAGTGCATCTACGGCTGGTGGGAAGAGCAGCTGCTTGCTGAGTCTGGCTACCGCGGGGAACGCAAGGCTGAAGCTCTCAGACAAGAGCACGGCGAGGCTGGCGTCAACGCACTTCTTGCTGCCGTGGATGCAGACCATCTCAACTGGCTGGCATCGCTGCAGTTCGGTTTCATCGAACTCGACTGCGCCCTTATCCATGGCAGTTCAGCTGATGTTGGTGACCGGCTGACAGAAGACACTTCTGCCCTGGTGTTGTTGGATCGCCTGACGCGACTGGATGTCAATCGCCTCTTCACAGCACGCTGCCAGCGTCAGTTCCGGCTTGAACTCTCCGGTGGATCGATCCAATCGCATGTCAAGGACCATTCCGGAGAAGAGCAGAGCGAACAGGCCGTACCCAAGCGCAGCGTGATCGGTATTGGCGGAGGGAGGAACTACACCCTGTACGACCCCGCAACTGATCACATCGAGTTTCGGATTGCGGGAGAACCCGTCCACGCCTCGGGGCGGGGCTTTGGCTGA
- a CDS encoding metallophosphoesterase codes for MKHAVISCLHANLAAVEAVLDDIDSHGIKTITCLGDLVGYGPQPNEVVELVRQRQIDTCQGCWDEDIIDGLNACECSYPSQLAERRGHRAHHWTAATLTEANKAFLAELPMTFRREKLLFVHGSPNSQHEYLLPDMNAFAALERVETAGAETLFCGHTHQPYVRELRQGTIRVKVQQRDQGTPTEDELELPMRRIVNAGSVGEPRHGSTKATYVIHDDNTGDVTIREVDYDVAKTCQAIVDAGLPEVFAWRLSHGFEYAERAEDASHVCER; via the coding sequence ATGAAGCATGCCGTCATCTCCTGTTTGCACGCCAACCTGGCAGCCGTTGAGGCCGTCCTCGACGACATTGACTCCCACGGGATCAAAACCATCACCTGTCTGGGCGACCTTGTTGGTTACGGACCTCAGCCCAATGAGGTGGTGGAGTTGGTGCGGCAGCGCCAAATTGACACGTGCCAGGGGTGCTGGGATGAGGACATCATTGATGGCTTGAATGCCTGTGAATGCAGCTATCCCTCCCAGCTGGCGGAACGTCGAGGCCATCGTGCCCACCACTGGACAGCCGCAACGCTCACGGAGGCGAACAAAGCATTTCTGGCCGAACTGCCCATGACATTCCGCAGAGAGAAGCTGCTGTTTGTGCATGGCAGTCCAAACAGTCAGCACGAGTATCTGTTGCCTGACATGAACGCATTTGCAGCCCTTGAGCGGGTGGAAACAGCAGGAGCGGAAACCTTGTTCTGCGGCCACACCCACCAGCCCTATGTGCGCGAACTACGGCAGGGGACCATTCGGGTGAAGGTGCAACAACGCGATCAAGGCACACCAACAGAAGATGAGCTGGAACTGCCAATGCGGCGGATCGTCAACGCTGGTTCCGTGGGGGAACCACGTCATGGGAGCACGAAGGCGACCTATGTGATCCATGACGACAACACAGGAGACGTCACCATTCGAGAGGTCGACTACGACGTCGCCAAAACCTGTCAGGCCATCGTTGATGCGGGCTTACCGGAGGTGTTTGCCTGGAGGCTCAGCCACGGATTCGAATACGCCGAGCGGGCTGAAGACGCCAGCCACGTGTGTGAGCGCTGA
- a CDS encoding GTP-binding protein, giving the protein MGQVCLISGPPGCGKTSWALKTLQDHGGPCAYLRLEEEPEAGLEQGADSGIDLNWLKDQIPRLEEATPSNAAELKQEDDALTLIEVQRFRTPTQEGIDGFGINVRSKLDALQLRPDQVMHFGRDPELPSNDTLEFSKLEAWHTSLSGCVWDPDSLSSFWFELVNGAYGDVYRAKGLMNLPDGRSFFCNWMVSQQGSQFLPLDTTAPPTGRPSRTSELVVQGKALNPEGMQATINDCLLADDVLIAQQQQLQQQQQPSLES; this is encoded by the coding sequence ATGGGTCAGGTGTGCCTGATTTCAGGTCCTCCGGGGTGCGGAAAAACATCCTGGGCACTCAAAACGCTTCAAGATCACGGCGGCCCCTGCGCCTACCTGCGCCTGGAGGAAGAACCAGAAGCGGGGCTTGAGCAGGGAGCCGACAGCGGTATCGACCTGAACTGGCTCAAGGACCAGATCCCCAGGCTTGAGGAGGCGACTCCATCCAATGCAGCAGAGCTGAAGCAGGAGGACGATGCGCTCACGTTGATCGAAGTTCAGAGGTTTCGTACTCCCACCCAGGAGGGCATCGATGGCTTTGGAATCAACGTCCGCTCAAAGCTGGACGCATTGCAGCTGCGACCTGACCAAGTCATGCACTTTGGGCGAGACCCAGAGTTGCCTTCGAATGACACCTTGGAGTTCAGCAAGCTTGAGGCTTGGCATACATCCCTTTCAGGTTGTGTATGGGACCCAGACAGCCTCAGCAGCTTCTGGTTTGAACTCGTCAATGGTGCCTACGGCGATGTGTACCGCGCCAAAGGATTGATGAATCTCCCCGACGGGCGTTCATTTTTCTGCAATTGGATGGTGAGCCAACAGGGATCACAGTTTCTGCCCTTGGATACCACGGCTCCCCCCACAGGGCGCCCCAGTCGAACTTCAGAACTGGTCGTTCAAGGCAAGGCACTCAATCCTGAAGGAATGCAAGCAACCATCAACGATTGTCTGCTCGCAGATGACGTGCTCATCGCGCAACAACAACAGCTCCAGCAACAACAACAACCCTCATTGGAAAGCTGA
- a CDS encoding GNAT family N-acetyltransferase, with protein sequence MTGLAREQGFAPGVGDIEIYANTDGQGIWLAWQNNQPLGCIAAVTYNPGYAFIGLFVVKQDHRGQGIGHRLWRHALQTLNSVECIGLEAAVQMVGFYEKAGFQKDCVTTRRQMLCLSDQSNNPNTTLLHRSDINVVSLRDISLEAVQRYDERHEISPRPHFLELWLRHKAGEVFVAMDSKGECHGYVRIRPCLLPIGDGWRVGPWLAEDAGMASLLLNNAMDRHKGVVLIDTPGHNHSAKTLTTAKGFKPMGSTVRMYKGVMPKGHDRNVYGLACLELG encoded by the coding sequence GTGACAGGTCTGGCCCGTGAGCAGGGTTTCGCTCCTGGTGTGGGCGATATCGAGATCTATGCCAACACCGATGGCCAGGGGATCTGGTTGGCTTGGCAAAACAACCAGCCGTTGGGATGCATCGCCGCGGTGACCTACAACCCCGGCTACGCCTTCATCGGCCTGTTTGTTGTGAAGCAGGACCATCGCGGCCAGGGCATTGGCCATCGCCTCTGGCGACATGCCCTGCAGACCCTGAACAGCGTGGAGTGCATCGGTCTGGAAGCAGCGGTGCAGATGGTTGGCTTCTATGAAAAAGCCGGTTTTCAGAAGGACTGCGTCACCACTCGCCGGCAGATGTTGTGCCTGAGCGATCAATCGAACAACCCGAACACAACCCTTCTCCATCGCAGCGACATCAACGTCGTGTCATTGCGCGACATCTCACTCGAGGCCGTCCAGCGTTACGACGAACGACACGAAATCAGCCCACGCCCCCATTTCCTTGAACTGTGGCTTCGCCACAAGGCTGGGGAGGTGTTCGTGGCCATGGATAGCAAGGGTGAATGCCATGGCTATGTGCGCATTCGACCCTGCCTCCTCCCGATTGGCGACGGTTGGCGGGTGGGGCCATGGCTTGCAGAAGACGCTGGGATGGCATCGCTGTTACTGAACAACGCCATGGACCGCCATAAGGGAGTCGTTCTGATCGACACCCCCGGACACAACCACTCCGCCAAAACCCTTACAACGGCGAAGGGTTTCAAGCCCATGGGATCAACGGTGCGCATGTACAAAGGCGTGATGCCGAAAGGTCACGATCGCAACGTTTATGGCCTGGCCTGCCTCGAGCTGGGTTGA
- a CDS encoding DoxX family protein — protein sequence MTASKLFDFLGRVLMAAVFVNALPGKFSNFAETAGFIASKGIPEPLASVLLVAAIVVLIAGSILLVFGSNTVLGASLLLLFLVPTTLLFHTFPVDSGFAMNLALIGALILAITRAWGSGVPSFTNIRSKG from the coding sequence ATGACTGCTTCGAAGCTGTTCGACTTTCTCGGCCGGGTGCTGATGGCGGCCGTGTTTGTGAATGCATTGCCGGGGAAGTTCAGCAACTTCGCTGAAACGGCAGGCTTCATTGCCTCCAAGGGCATTCCTGAGCCGCTGGCATCGGTTCTGCTGGTGGCGGCAATTGTGGTGTTGATCGCCGGATCGATCCTGCTGGTGTTCGGCAGCAATACGGTGCTGGGGGCTTCCCTGCTGCTGCTGTTCCTGGTGCCCACCACGCTGCTCTTTCATACCTTCCCGGTAGACAGTGGTTTCGCGATGAACCTGGCCTTGATCGGAGCGTTGATCCTGGCCATCACCCGTGCCTGGGGCAGTGGAGTGCCCAGCTTCACGAACATCCGCTCCAAGGGTTGA
- a CDS encoding gamma-glutamyltransferase family protein encodes MLLALTLLICPPITAAPISRDDPESADPGSKGISSASGSAVVVTANPLASEAALRSLREGGTAVDALVTAQAVLAVVEPQSSGLAGGGFLLHWDAKQRRLEVLDGREVAPERSQPDDLLNPSGSPLPWREATAKANAIGIPGTVALLWEAHQNHGRLAWAHTFQPAIRLASVGFQPSPRLRRSIRLAQRFGVAHSPGFQALYLPGGQPPPADQPFRNSALSQTLRLLARDGGPAFYQGPLAQQILDGINALQASEPDFRGWSPADLSGYAVLDRAPLCRQQLQHQICTMPPPSSGGLALLQTLALLSQSSDLPGSSAAEPEIWRQLGRAQAWADADRLYWVRDPRDGAVPTVGLLDPGYIAKRAQAMQIAEATQPTPGLPPGSDRYPFGRPGQGQEQGTTQITIVDAGGNIASYTSSVETIFGSRHLVAGMVMNNQLTDFAFRPSLGGKPVANRRLPGRRPMSSMAPTLVFRHGQPVLALGSPGGRSIPHLLSRVLLASMVWNEPPTRAVALPHLVRRGETLVLEDDPPLAWPLPLEQLTTKGPVRRQPIGSGTALVQRIDGVWQGVADPRREGTALALP; translated from the coding sequence TTGCTGCTGGCTCTGACTCTCTTGATCTGCCCCCCAATAACAGCGGCACCGATCAGCCGCGATGATCCGGAATCGGCCGACCCCGGCAGCAAGGGCATCTCCAGCGCCAGCGGATCAGCCGTGGTGGTCACCGCCAATCCCCTGGCCAGTGAAGCTGCGCTGAGAAGTCTCAGGGAGGGCGGCACCGCCGTCGATGCCCTGGTCACCGCGCAAGCGGTGCTGGCCGTGGTGGAACCCCAGAGCTCCGGCCTCGCAGGCGGCGGATTCCTCCTCCACTGGGATGCAAAGCAACGCAGGTTGGAGGTGTTGGATGGCCGTGAAGTGGCCCCCGAGCGCAGCCAGCCCGACGACCTGCTCAACCCCTCGGGTAGCCCCCTCCCCTGGCGAGAGGCCACCGCCAAAGCCAACGCCATCGGCATTCCTGGCACCGTTGCCCTGCTTTGGGAGGCGCACCAAAACCACGGTCGTCTGGCCTGGGCCCACACCTTCCAACCAGCGATCCGCCTGGCCAGCGTTGGCTTTCAACCGAGCCCCCGGCTGCGGCGCTCCATTCGTCTTGCCCAGCGTTTCGGTGTGGCCCACAGCCCCGGTTTTCAGGCGCTGTACCTGCCCGGTGGCCAGCCCCCGCCGGCGGATCAGCCGTTCCGCAACAGCGCCCTATCCCAGACCCTGAGGCTGCTGGCCCGTGACGGTGGGCCGGCCTTCTATCAAGGGCCATTGGCGCAGCAGATCCTCGACGGGATCAATGCCCTGCAGGCCAGCGAACCAGACTTCCGTGGCTGGAGTCCAGCCGATCTGAGCGGCTATGCCGTGCTGGATCGCGCCCCCCTCTGCCGCCAACAGCTTCAACATCAGATCTGCACGATGCCGCCCCCCAGCAGTGGTGGGTTGGCGCTGCTGCAGACCCTCGCCCTGCTCAGCCAGAGCAGCGATCTTCCAGGGTCCAGCGCAGCTGAGCCTGAAATCTGGAGGCAGCTGGGCCGAGCCCAAGCCTGGGCCGATGCCGACCGCCTTTATTGGGTGCGTGACCCGCGCGATGGAGCGGTTCCCACCGTTGGCTTGCTCGATCCGGGGTACATCGCAAAGCGAGCCCAGGCCATGCAGATCGCCGAGGCAACGCAACCCACTCCAGGGCTGCCACCGGGGTCGGATCGCTACCCCTTCGGTCGGCCTGGTCAGGGGCAGGAGCAGGGGACCACCCAGATCACGATCGTGGATGCCGGAGGCAATATTGCCTCCTACACCTCCTCAGTGGAGACAATCTTCGGAAGTCGGCACCTGGTGGCCGGCATGGTGATGAACAATCAGCTCACCGACTTCGCCTTCAGACCCAGCCTTGGCGGCAAACCGGTGGCGAACCGTCGCCTGCCAGGACGGCGGCCGATGTCGTCGATGGCGCCCACCCTGGTGTTCCGTCATGGTCAACCGGTGCTGGCCCTCGGCAGCCCTGGCGGTCGGAGCATTCCGCATCTACTCAGCCGGGTGTTGTTGGCATCAATGGTCTGGAACGAGCCGCCAACGCGAGCGGTGGCCCTGCCCCATCTCGTCAGGCGGGGCGAGACGCTGGTGCTGGAAGACGATCCTCCGCTCGCCTGGCCGTTACCGCTAGAGCAGCTGACAACAAAAGGGCCAGTGCGGCGTCAGCCCATTGGCAGCGGCACAGCCCTGGTGCAGAGAATCGATGGGGTTTGGCAAGGGGTGGCAGACCCGCGCCGTGAGGGAACGGCCCTGGCCCTGCCATGA
- a CDS encoding DUF1651 domain-containing protein codes for MPRYRATHEPTEKPGGKGWLVSPEQQKVVQFKPDSATVHSQWVAVHTYYWVPPRPPMPQTRRRMLRHNAIEAWNTMLKTGWRRCSPPVR; via the coding sequence TTGCCTCGATACCGCGCCACCCACGAACCAACGGAAAAGCCAGGCGGTAAAGGCTGGCTGGTGAGCCCTGAGCAGCAAAAGGTGGTGCAGTTCAAACCAGACTCAGCCACCGTCCATTCCCAGTGGGTTGCGGTGCACACCTACTACTGGGTTCCGCCTCGGCCACCGATGCCACAGACCCGCCGGCGGATGCTCCGCCACAACGCCATCGAAGCGTGGAACACGATGCTCAAGACAGGCTGGCGGCGCTGCTCTCCCCCCGTGCGCTGA
- a CDS encoding fatty acid desaturase: MPNDGLKPSVQRGLQLGALIAVSWLVTLIIGLRIELSQLHPLLIISWILCRSFLHTGLFILAHDAMHNSLAPGHGLINQRIGRVCLWLYAGLNYDVCRSNHRRHHLMPESDADPDFCPANNRSVVAWLTRFLRNYLNPAQLSRLILVLMVLVLATQANHNPPFITVSVTYLLPLLISTGQLFFVGTYLPHRKEHRQKSHEVSIKSLNLHPFVSLLACYHFGYHREHHSNPKAPWFLLPELRTG, from the coding sequence GTGCCAAATGACGGCCTGAAGCCCTCTGTTCAGCGAGGCCTGCAACTGGGAGCTCTGATTGCAGTCTCCTGGCTGGTCACGCTGATCATTGGCCTGCGCATCGAGCTGAGTCAGCTGCATCCACTGCTGATCATCAGCTGGATTCTGTGCCGGAGCTTCCTGCACACCGGCCTGTTCATCCTTGCCCACGACGCCATGCACAACAGCCTGGCACCGGGGCATGGCCTGATCAATCAGAGGATTGGCCGGGTTTGTTTGTGGTTGTACGCGGGTCTGAATTACGACGTCTGCAGATCAAATCACCGCCGGCATCACCTGATGCCGGAATCAGACGCCGACCCAGACTTCTGCCCAGCCAACAACCGATCCGTTGTGGCCTGGCTGACGCGCTTTTTGCGGAATTACCTCAATCCGGCACAACTCAGCCGACTGATCCTCGTTTTAATGGTTCTTGTGCTGGCAACCCAAGCCAATCACAACCCTCCATTCATCACAGTTTCCGTCACATATCTGCTTCCCTTGCTCATCAGCACCGGACAGCTTTTCTTTGTTGGCACCTACTTGCCCCATCGCAAAGAACACCGACAGAAGAGCCATGAAGTTTCAATTAAAAGCTTGAATCTTCATCCTTTTGTATCACTTCTCGCTTGTTACCATTTTGGTTATCATCGCGAGCACCACAGCAACCCGAAAGCCCCGTGGTTCCTTTTGCCGGAACTGAGGACGGGTTGA
- a CDS encoding orange carotenoid-binding protein translates to MFTLDKARQIFPDTLTADAVPAITARFQLLSAEDQLALIWFAYLEMGQTITIAAPGAARMQLARPTLDQILAMSFDEQTKVMCDLAGKINSPISNTYAYWSVNVKLCFWYELGEFMRQGKVAPIPQGYKLSANANSVLEAVKKVEQGQQITLLRNFVVDMGFDPNIDDTKIVTEPIVAPTPVDEREEIFIPGVLNQTILSYMQLLNANDFDQLIDLFLDDGALQPPFQRPIVGREAILKFFKRDCQNLKLMPQGGFGEPTEGGFNQIKVTGKVQTPWFGREVGMNVAWRFLLDDNDKIYFVAIDLLASPAELLKLGAK, encoded by the coding sequence ATGTTCACGCTCGATAAGGCTCGTCAGATCTTCCCGGACACTCTTACTGCTGATGCCGTTCCGGCCATCACAGCCCGCTTCCAACTGCTTTCCGCAGAAGATCAGCTGGCACTGATCTGGTTCGCCTACCTCGAGATGGGTCAGACCATCACCATCGCCGCCCCCGGCGCTGCACGCATGCAGTTGGCTCGTCCGACCCTTGACCAGATCTTGGCCATGAGTTTCGACGAACAGACAAAGGTCATGTGTGACCTCGCGGGCAAGATCAACAGCCCGATCTCCAATACCTATGCCTACTGGTCGGTGAACGTAAAGCTCTGCTTCTGGTACGAGCTGGGCGAATTCATGCGCCAGGGCAAAGTCGCCCCCATTCCCCAGGGCTACAAGCTTTCGGCCAACGCCAATTCGGTGCTGGAAGCGGTGAAGAAGGTCGAGCAAGGCCAGCAGATCACCCTGCTGCGCAACTTCGTTGTCGACATGGGATTTGATCCCAACATTGACGACACCAAGATCGTTACAGAGCCGATCGTCGCCCCCACACCGGTGGATGAGCGCGAAGAGATCTTCATTCCTGGCGTTCTCAACCAGACGATCCTCAGCTACATGCAGCTGTTGAACGCCAACGATTTCGATCAGCTCATTGATCTGTTCCTCGACGACGGCGCTCTCCAGCCCCCCTTCCAGCGTCCGATTGTGGGCCGTGAAGCGATCCTGAAATTCTTCAAGCGAGATTGTCAGAACCTGAAGCTGATGCCCCAAGGCGGCTTCGGTGAACCGACTGAAGGTGGTTTCAATCAGATCAAAGTCACCGGCAAGGTGCAAACCCCCTGGTTTGGCCGCGAAGTGGGCATGAATGTCGCCTGGCGCTTCCTGCTCGACGACAACGACAAGATCTACTTCGTCGCGATCGACCTTCTCGCCTCACCCGCTGAACTGCTGAAACTTGGTGCCAAATGA
- a CDS encoding bifunctional 2-polyprenyl-6-hydroxyphenol methylase/3-demethylubiquinol 3-O-methyltransferase UbiG, whose product MSSLDFDGEYGRTYRKSIQDSIPGHDVLHEIARAAIKATASDAKQVLVVGPGPGDELPNLLNACADAELTVLEPSELMLEQCRKTLSDHLGSSRCRLLPCTLNAALEGELNGARFDLVVCHNVLHLLPHDEQNAMLRELTQCTADGGVLLLSAYSEAEEGESQREVFNVAWQRLVDRGVPEDRLEKIRDSRNKVVFSLDASRVAAVLEQAGWRAPLQLYQGLFIRLWLCRAEGQAEAAQ is encoded by the coding sequence ATGTCCTCCCTTGATTTCGATGGCGAGTACGGCCGTACCTATCGCAAGAGCATTCAAGACTCCATTCCCGGCCACGACGTTCTGCACGAGATCGCCAGAGCAGCGATCAAGGCCACAGCAAGCGATGCAAAGCAGGTGCTGGTGGTGGGTCCCGGCCCCGGCGATGAACTTCCAAACCTTCTCAACGCCTGCGCTGATGCTGAGCTGACGGTGCTCGAGCCCAGTGAGCTGATGCTGGAGCAATGCCGCAAAACCCTTTCGGATCACCTCGGCAGCAGCCGCTGCCGGTTGCTGCCCTGCACCCTGAACGCGGCGCTCGAGGGCGAACTGAACGGCGCCCGGTTTGATCTGGTGGTGTGCCACAACGTGCTTCACCTGCTGCCCCATGACGAACAGAACGCGATGTTGCGCGAACTGACGCAGTGCACGGCTGATGGCGGCGTGTTGTTGCTGAGCGCCTACAGCGAAGCGGAGGAGGGCGAGAGCCAACGCGAAGTGTTCAATGTGGCGTGGCAACGGCTTGTCGACCGGGGCGTTCCTGAAGACCGGCTTGAAAAAATCAGGGACAGCCGCAACAAGGTGGTGTTCTCCCTTGATGCCAGCCGGGTCGCGGCTGTGCTGGAGCAAGCCGGTTGGCGGGCACCTCTGCAGCTCTATCAGGGATTGTTCATCCGCCTCTGGCTATGCCGAGCTGAGGGTCAGGCTGAAGCCGCTCAGTAG